A single Chlamydia suis DNA region contains:
- a CDS encoding helix-turn-helix domain-containing protein, producing MSEHIHKELLHLGEVFRSQREERALSLKDVEAATSIRLSALEAIEAGHLGKLISPVYAQGFMKKYAAFLGLDGERLLKEHPYVLKIFQEFSDQNMDMLLDLESMGGRNSPEKAIRSWFNLGWAGVLVLGVACLWWLGSVLNFL from the coding sequence ATGAGCGAACATATCCACAAAGAGTTGTTGCATCTAGGAGAGGTTTTCCGCTCACAAAGAGAGGAGAGAGCCCTTTCGTTAAAAGATGTTGAAGCTGCAACATCGATTCGTCTGTCTGCATTGGAAGCTATAGAAGCTGGGCACTTAGGCAAGTTGATTTCTCCTGTTTATGCTCAAGGCTTTATGAAAAAATATGCAGCTTTTTTAGGGTTAGATGGGGAAAGATTACTCAAAGAGCATCCCTATGTGCTAAAGATTTTTCAGGAATTTTCAGACCAAAATATGGACATGCTTCTTGATTTAGAATCTATGGGAGGAAGAAACTCTCCAGAGAAGGCCATTCGAAGTTGGTTCAATTTAGGCTGGGCGGGAGTCCTCGTTTTAGGAGTAGCTTGCCTCTGGTGGTTAGGGAGCGTGCTGAATTTTCTCTAA
- a CDS encoding IncV family inclusion membrane protein: protein MGSVTPTPPQQPFQAKGLLSRFLTAPDRHPKLRYVYDISIIAISILCIVSIILWTQGSGLALFALAPALAIGALGVTLLVSDLAESQKSKEIADTVAAISLPFILTGTAAGLMFSAVAVGGGALILANPMFLMGSMTLGFALMSLHKVTYNYLSNREQWQKQNKIKQIELAAWENQLPKEEEVSSSQEGLRNAHGRKKNLHRRGAIRRKVLVPTTLIATTKESSQSQESLHSKPYTESKSSSPTPSSRIQEKHSEAAPLSVTTSESTDSSDASSNSVYFSALSDVSDARTVALGDVSGTTSPTSLKTPSSSKIERRVVRLTRSQRDARHQRNNQEQKEQNQEDSSDEGATSSSSSSKRKKRKH from the coding sequence ATGGGCTCAGTAACACCAACACCACCTCAGCAGCCATTCCAAGCAAAAGGACTTTTATCAAGATTCCTAACAGCCCCTGATCGCCATCCTAAACTACGCTATGTTTATGATATTTCTATAATTGCTATCAGCATCCTCTGTATCGTCAGCATTATTCTTTGGACTCAAGGATCTGGGCTCGCCTTGTTTGCACTCGCTCCTGCTTTAGCTATCGGAGCCTTAGGAGTAACACTTCTGGTTTCCGATCTTGCAGAATCTCAAAAGAGTAAGGAGATTGCGGACACTGTAGCCGCTATCTCCCTCCCCTTCATCCTAACAGGGACTGCCGCAGGACTCATGTTCTCTGCTGTCGCAGTAGGAGGTGGAGCTTTGATCTTAGCCAATCCGATGTTCTTGATGGGCTCCATGACTTTAGGATTTGCGCTAATGTCTTTACACAAAGTCACCTATAATTATTTGAGCAACCGCGAGCAGTGGCAAAAACAGAATAAAATTAAACAAATTGAGCTAGCAGCTTGGGAGAATCAGCTTCCTAAAGAAGAAGAGGTGAGCTCCTCACAAGAAGGCCTTCGCAACGCCCATGGTAGAAAGAAAAACTTGCATAGACGCGGAGCTATCAGAAGAAAGGTTCTTGTTCCTACGACGTTAATTGCAACGACAAAAGAGTCCTCTCAGTCCCAAGAATCCCTCCATTCCAAGCCTTATACAGAAAGCAAATCCAGCTCACCCACACCCTCCTCACGTATTCAAGAAAAACACTCTGAAGCAGCTCCTCTCTCTGTCACAACATCGGAAAGCACAGACTCTTCGGATGCTTCTTCTAATAGCGTCTACTTTTCCGCCTTGTCAGATGTTAGCGATGCTAGAACCGTTGCTCTCGGCGACGTCTCGGGAACAACAAGCCCCACCTCGTTAAAAACCCCTTCTTCTTCTAAAATAGAACGACGTGTTGTGCGCCTCACTCGCAGCCAGAGAGATGCTCGTCATCAACGCAATAATCAAGAACAGAAAGAACAAAATCAAGAAGACTCCTCGGACGAAGGGGCAACAAGCTCCTCATCTTCTTCTAAAAGAAAAAAAAGAAAGCATTGA
- the rnhC gene encoding ribonuclease HIII → MSSPFVSQLSPSLFALLRDKLEKKGFHISIPPHTVFQGRSPSVSCTVYQSGKIVVQGKGTQEFVEFFLEPEILCSFSIPNTQQDLRPRIGVDESGKGDFFGPLCTAGVYAPSTKAIEALYQTTICDSKLISDDKIPFLAKKIRSLCTCKVLTLFPEKYNALYTSFQNLNALLAWTHAAIIDDLAPTPPGEVFAISDQFASSEKVLLHAVRKKRADIELVQRHRAEQDIVVAAASILAREAFLTSIQTLESRYQVRLLKGASGKVKQQAKEILRTKGRDILAKLCKTHFKTFSEVLDSTS, encoded by the coding sequence ATGTCATCCCCTTTCGTTTCTCAACTTTCTCCTTCTTTGTTCGCCCTTCTCCGGGACAAGTTAGAGAAAAAAGGATTTCACATTTCGATTCCTCCCCACACCGTTTTCCAGGGAAGATCGCCATCAGTAAGCTGCACCGTATACCAATCTGGGAAGATTGTCGTACAAGGAAAGGGCACTCAAGAATTTGTAGAATTTTTTCTTGAGCCAGAAATTTTATGCTCCTTTTCTATACCAAATACACAGCAAGATTTGCGTCCCCGTATTGGCGTAGATGAATCTGGAAAAGGAGATTTTTTTGGTCCTTTGTGCACAGCAGGAGTATATGCTCCTTCCACTAAAGCTATAGAAGCGCTCTACCAAACCACCATTTGCGACTCTAAGCTCATCTCAGACGACAAAATCCCTTTTTTAGCTAAGAAAATTCGTTCTCTTTGTACCTGCAAAGTCCTCACTCTATTTCCAGAAAAATATAATGCCCTATACACCAGTTTTCAGAACCTAAATGCTCTTCTTGCTTGGACGCATGCTGCTATTATTGATGATTTAGCTCCTACACCACCAGGAGAGGTCTTTGCTATCTCCGACCAATTTGCTTCTTCTGAGAAAGTCCTTCTACACGCCGTTCGAAAAAAACGTGCTGATATTGAACTTGTTCAGCGCCATCGCGCAGAACAAGACATCGTCGTGGCTGCTGCTTCGATCTTAGCTCGAGAAGCCTTTCTTACTTCTATACAAACACTAGAATCTCGCTATCAAGTCCGCCTTCTTAAAGGAGCTTCTGGGAAGGTCAAACAGCAAGCAAAAGAGATTCTCCGCACAAAAGGTCGCGATATCTTAGCAAAACTCTGTAAAACACATTTTAAAACCTTTTCTGAAGTGCTTGATTCCACTTCTTAA
- a CDS encoding DUF5422 family protein yields MSSTAAPVTGPDRFLNLVFPERVFAAYMSPLAQKHPKAALSIASLAGFILGLLKLITFPVLCATGLFIFPIKGLISCLFRKSFDTCSGYILATFLSLFSLALIIVGIVSCVTWAPGFIFPMISISMALATTETCFQIYTHLFPALEHKPAPSLKIEVAAAKLSRSSSAPDLNCPSLFTKPVSSKQSSAYKKC; encoded by the coding sequence ATGTCCTCCACAGCAGCACCTGTAACAGGCCCGGATCGTTTTTTAAATTTAGTGTTCCCTGAAAGGGTTTTCGCTGCCTATATGAGCCCTTTAGCTCAGAAACACCCCAAAGCAGCGCTGTCTATAGCTTCTTTAGCAGGTTTTATTCTTGGGTTACTTAAACTCATTACCTTTCCGGTTCTTTGCGCGACAGGCCTATTTATTTTCCCCATCAAGGGCCTAATTTCTTGTTTATTCCGTAAAAGCTTTGATACGTGCTCTGGGTATATTCTGGCTACTTTTCTTTCTCTTTTCTCTTTAGCGTTAATCATTGTAGGCATTGTCAGTTGCGTCACTTGGGCTCCCGGGTTTATCTTCCCCATGATCTCTATCAGTATGGCTCTAGCCACTACGGAGACATGTTTTCAAATTTACACCCACCTTTTCCCCGCTCTGGAACACAAGCCCGCCCCCTCCCTTAAAATCGAAGTCGCCGCAGCAAAGCTCTCTCGTTCTTCATCTGCTCCTGATCTTAATTGTCCTTCTCTGTTCACGAAACCCGTTTCCTCTAAGCAATCTTCCGCCTATAAAAAATGTTAA